A window of Amycolatopsis australiensis contains these coding sequences:
- a CDS encoding acyl-CoA dehydrogenase family protein has product MTDGLYQLAEEHEELRAAVRALAEKEIAPYAAEVDENERYPIEAYNALVKSGFNAVHIGEEYDGQGADAVGACIVIEEVARVDASASLIPAVNKLGTQPIILSASEDLKKLVLPSIASGEASASYALSEREAGSDTASMRTRARLDGDHWVLNGTKCWITNAGESSWYTVMAVTDPDAEKKANGISAFVVHKDDPGFSVGPKEKKLGIKGSPTREIYFENCTIPADRIIGEPGTGLKTALRTLDHTRPTIGAQALGIAQGALDAAIAYVKDRKQFGKAIADFQGVQFMLADMGTKIEAARHLVYASAAASERGDKRAGFMASAAKAYASDIAMEVTTDAVQLFGGAGYTRDFPVERMMRDAKITQIYEGTNQIQKVVMARALLKG; this is encoded by the coding sequence GTGACCGACGGCCTGTACCAGCTTGCCGAGGAGCACGAGGAGCTGCGGGCCGCGGTCCGGGCTCTGGCCGAGAAGGAGATCGCGCCGTACGCGGCCGAGGTCGACGAGAACGAGCGCTACCCGATCGAGGCGTACAACGCGCTGGTCAAGTCCGGGTTCAACGCCGTCCACATCGGCGAGGAGTACGACGGCCAGGGCGCGGACGCCGTGGGCGCCTGCATCGTCATCGAAGAGGTCGCCCGGGTCGACGCGTCGGCGTCGCTGATCCCGGCGGTGAACAAGCTCGGCACGCAGCCGATCATCCTGTCGGCCTCCGAAGACCTGAAGAAGCTGGTCCTGCCCTCGATCGCCTCGGGCGAGGCTTCGGCGTCGTACGCGCTTTCGGAGCGCGAGGCGGGCTCCGACACCGCGTCGATGCGCACGCGCGCCCGCCTCGACGGCGACCACTGGGTGCTCAACGGCACCAAGTGCTGGATCACCAACGCGGGCGAGTCGTCCTGGTACACGGTGATGGCGGTGACCGACCCGGACGCGGAGAAGAAGGCCAACGGCATCTCGGCGTTCGTCGTGCACAAGGACGACCCGGGCTTCTCGGTGGGCCCGAAGGAGAAGAAGCTCGGCATCAAGGGCTCCCCGACGCGCGAGATCTACTTCGAGAACTGCACGATCCCGGCGGACCGGATCATCGGCGAGCCGGGCACGGGCCTGAAGACGGCACTGCGCACGCTGGACCACACGCGCCCGACGATCGGCGCCCAGGCGCTGGGCATCGCCCAGGGCGCACTGGACGCGGCGATCGCGTACGTCAAGGACCGCAAGCAGTTCGGCAAGGCGATCGCGGACTTCCAGGGTGTCCAGTTCATGCTGGCGGACATGGGCACGAAGATCGAAGCGGCCCGCCACCTGGTGTACGCATCGGCAGCGGCCTCCGAGCGCGGCGACAAGCGCGCGGGCTTCATGGCCTCGGCGGCCAAGGCGTACGCGTCGGACATCGCCATGGAGGTGACGACCGACGCGGTCCAGCTGTTCGGCGGCGCCGGCTACACCCGCGACTTCCCGGTCGAGCGCATGATGCGCGACGCGAAGATCACCCAGATCTATGAGGGCACGAACCAGATCCAGAAGGTCGTCATGGCTCGCGCCCTGCTCAAGGGCTGA
- the purE gene encoding 5-(carboxyamino)imidazole ribonucleotide mutase, which yields MAPQVGVIMGSDSDWPVLEAAGAALDEFGVEYEVGVYSAHRTPQRMLDYATSAASRGLRVIIAGAGGAAHLPGMVASATVLPVIGVPVPLKYLDGLDSLLSIVQMPAGVPVATVSVGGARNAGLLAVRILAASDENLRSRMARFQADLEKLVLDKDAALREKAGH from the coding sequence ATGGCGCCGCAGGTGGGCGTGATCATGGGCAGCGACTCGGACTGGCCGGTGCTGGAGGCGGCCGGCGCGGCGCTGGACGAGTTCGGCGTCGAGTACGAGGTCGGCGTGTATTCGGCGCACCGCACGCCGCAACGCATGCTGGACTACGCGACGTCGGCGGCTTCGCGGGGCCTGCGGGTGATCATCGCGGGCGCTGGCGGCGCGGCACACCTGCCGGGCATGGTGGCGTCGGCGACGGTGCTGCCGGTCATCGGCGTCCCCGTCCCGCTGAAGTACCTCGACGGCCTGGACTCGCTGCTGTCGATCGTCCAGATGCCGGCGGGTGTCCCGGTGGCGACGGTCTCGGTGGGCGGCGCGCGCAACGCGGGCCTGCTGGCCGTCCGCATCCTGGCGGCGTCGGACGAGAACCTGCGCTCGAGGATGGCCCGGTTCCAGGCGGACCTGGAGAAGCTGGTCCTGGACAAGGACGCGGCGCTGCGCGAGAAGGCCGGCCACTAG
- a CDS encoding esterase/lipase family protein: protein MGMTRRWLTAALATAAALVLGAGTGQAAGREPTGPVQPNILTAAAYSLAAPAIAPPGANDWSCKPSERHPNPVLLSNGTTANAYENWANLSQKLADAGYCVFAGNFGGTPGTFLQTVGPIADTTKALAAFGDKILAATGAKKLDVVGHSQGGMNIRYWIKYLGGADKISRLVGLSPSNHGTDLFGLLSTLEMIPGVPAALSTVCQACNEQAVGSDFLTDLNAGGETVPGIQYTVIQTRYDDVVTPYTSAFLKAAPNVKNILLQNVCGLDFTDHLGITYDPVAEGLVLNALDPAHAKTPPCVPVPPVIS, encoded by the coding sequence ATGGGCATGACGCGCAGGTGGCTGACCGCGGCTCTGGCCACGGCGGCCGCGCTCGTACTGGGGGCCGGCACCGGCCAAGCCGCCGGACGGGAGCCCACGGGTCCCGTCCAGCCCAACATCCTCACCGCGGCCGCCTACTCGCTGGCCGCTCCCGCCATCGCTCCGCCCGGGGCGAACGACTGGTCCTGCAAGCCTTCCGAGCGGCACCCCAACCCCGTGCTGCTCTCCAACGGGACCACCGCCAACGCCTACGAGAACTGGGCGAACCTTTCCCAGAAGCTCGCCGACGCCGGGTACTGCGTCTTCGCCGGGAACTTCGGCGGCACGCCCGGGACGTTCCTGCAGACCGTCGGCCCGATCGCCGACACCACGAAAGCGCTTGCCGCCTTCGGGGACAAGATCCTCGCCGCGACCGGGGCGAAGAAGCTCGACGTCGTCGGGCACTCGCAGGGCGGGATGAACATCCGGTACTGGATCAAGTACCTCGGCGGCGCGGACAAGATCAGCAGGCTCGTCGGGCTGTCGCCGTCCAACCACGGCACCGACCTGTTCGGCCTGCTCAGCACGCTGGAGATGATCCCGGGCGTGCCCGCCGCGCTCAGCACCGTCTGCCAGGCCTGCAACGAACAGGCCGTCGGCTCGGACTTCCTCACCGACCTCAACGCCGGTGGCGAAACCGTGCCCGGCATCCAGTACACCGTGATCCAGACCCGCTACGACGACGTCGTCACGCCGTACACGAGCGCTTTCCTCAAGGCGGCGCCGAACGTGAAGAACATCCTGCTGCAGAACGTCTGCGGGCTCGACTTCACCGACCACCTCGGCATCACCTACGACCCCGTCGCCGAGGGGCTGGTGCTGAACGCGCTCGACCCGGCCCACGCCAAGACGCCGCCGTGCGTGCCGGTGCCGCCGGTGATCAGCTGA
- a CDS encoding elongation factor G has translation MKTLNIGILAHVDAGKTSLTERLLFEAGAISRLGSVDRGDTQTDSLDLERRRGITIRSAVASFGAGDTRITLIDTPGHSDFIAEVERALRVLDGAVLVVSAVEGVQAQTRVLMRTLRRLGIPVLIFVNKIDRTGARDQLGDIRAKLAPRAFDATTALDELAELLADGDDAFLESYVEGRVDGSACRAELARQVARGMVHPVLAGSAITGAGVADLVTAMTELLPATERTGDGPLDATVFKIDRGRAGEKIAYARLHSGSLAPRQRISFYRGETELTGRVTAIEVAGDDVALAGDVAKVRGLRDVRIGDRLGSPGAAARAGVFTPPSLETVVRPVRPGQAAALFTALTRLSEEDPLIDVHRRGHDVSVRLYGEVQKEVLRSMLAEGAGIDVTFERTRPLYVEKPIGRGEAVEELDPAQRLYFFATVGLRVEPGTGVTFCLSVELGSLPSAFHKAIEETVHSTLEQGLYGWEVRDVAVTLTHTAFFSPVSAAGDFRKMTPLVLMAALREAGTRVHEPVHRFELEIPANAVSAVLPKLADLRAVPAEPVTGPSSCTLRGTIPAAHVHEFEQALPALSQGEGVFFSEFADYRPCPGPPPTRPRTGDNPLDRKEYLAQVARR, from the coding sequence GTGAAAACCCTGAACATCGGCATTCTCGCGCACGTCGACGCCGGTAAGACCAGCCTGACCGAACGCCTGCTCTTCGAGGCCGGTGCCATCAGCCGGCTGGGCAGCGTCGACCGCGGCGACACCCAGACCGACTCGCTCGACCTCGAACGCCGTCGCGGCATCACCATCCGGTCCGCGGTGGCGTCTTTCGGGGCCGGCGACACCCGGATCACCCTGATCGACACGCCCGGACACTCGGACTTCATCGCCGAGGTCGAGCGCGCGCTGCGCGTGCTCGACGGCGCCGTCCTGGTGGTGTCCGCCGTCGAAGGCGTCCAGGCGCAGACCCGCGTGCTGATGCGCACGCTGCGCCGGCTCGGCATCCCGGTGCTGATCTTCGTCAACAAGATCGATCGGACGGGCGCGCGCGACCAGCTCGGCGACATCCGGGCGAAGCTGGCGCCGCGAGCGTTCGACGCGACCACAGCGCTCGACGAGCTGGCCGAGCTGCTGGCCGACGGCGACGACGCCTTCTTGGAGTCCTACGTGGAGGGCCGCGTCGACGGATCCGCCTGCCGCGCCGAGCTGGCCCGTCAGGTCGCGCGGGGCATGGTGCACCCGGTGCTGGCCGGCTCGGCGATCACCGGCGCGGGTGTCGCGGACCTCGTCACGGCGATGACCGAGCTGCTCCCGGCCACCGAACGCACCGGCGACGGCCCTTTGGACGCGACGGTGTTCAAGATCGACCGCGGCCGCGCCGGCGAGAAGATCGCTTACGCCCGGCTGCACTCCGGCTCGCTGGCGCCACGGCAGCGGATCTCCTTCTACCGCGGCGAAACCGAGCTGACCGGCCGGGTCACGGCGATCGAGGTCGCCGGAGACGACGTGGCGCTCGCCGGCGACGTCGCCAAGGTGCGCGGGCTGCGCGACGTCCGGATCGGCGACCGGCTCGGCTCGCCGGGCGCCGCCGCCCGCGCCGGGGTGTTCACGCCGCCGAGCCTGGAGACCGTGGTGCGGCCGGTCCGGCCCGGACAGGCCGCGGCGTTGTTCACGGCGCTGACGCGACTGTCCGAAGAGGACCCGCTCATCGACGTCCACCGCCGCGGCCACGACGTCTCGGTCCGGCTCTACGGTGAAGTCCAGAAGGAGGTCCTGCGCTCGATGCTCGCCGAGGGCGCGGGGATCGACGTCACCTTCGAGCGGACGCGTCCGCTGTACGTCGAGAAGCCGATCGGCCGCGGCGAGGCCGTCGAAGAGCTGGATCCGGCGCAGCGGCTGTACTTCTTCGCGACGGTCGGGCTGCGCGTGGAGCCCGGCACCGGCGTCACATTCTGCCTCTCGGTCGAGCTGGGCTCGCTCCCGTCGGCGTTCCACAAGGCGATCGAGGAAACCGTGCACAGCACGCTCGAACAGGGCCTCTACGGCTGGGAGGTGCGGGACGTCGCCGTCACGCTGACGCACACGGCGTTCTTCAGCCCGGTCAGCGCCGCCGGCGACTTCCGCAAGATGACGCCGCTGGTGCTGATGGCGGCGCTGCGGGAGGCCGGCACGCGGGTGCACGAGCCGGTGCACCGCTTCGAGCTGGAGATCCCGGCGAACGCCGTCAGCGCGGTGCTGCCCAAGCTCGCCGACCTGCGCGCGGTGCCCGCCGAACCGGTCACCGGGCCGTCGTCGTGCACGCTGCGCGGCACGATCCCGGCGGCGCACGTCCACGAGTTCGAGCAGGCCCTGCCCGCGCTCAGCCAGGGCGAGGGCGTCTTCTTCAGCGAGTTCGCGGACTACCGGCCCTGCCCCGGTCCGCCGCCGACGCGGCCGCGGACCGGCGACAATCCGTTGGACCGCAAGGAGTACCTGGCGCAGGTGGCCCGGCGCTAG
- a CDS encoding DUF1206 domain-containing protein: MNRTEATAERGEKSNTAQLLGRLGMACYGVVHLVIAYLAVQVAFGSGGKQADQKGALEQVGSTAFGQILLWILAIGLVLFGLWQFLMAATGYEWVTGGKRTRKRIGAAARGVVVIVLGFTAVRLATGSGGGGSSSQRQQEFTAKLLSLPAGPVLVVLVAVAIFGVAIAAAIKGAKQKFLEDLDTTELPGRAKRWVGWLGTTGYLAKAVVFTVVAILLAIAGFDADAHKAGGLDTALKTLAAQPFGTVLLTVVALGLAAFGVYCFAAAWAHKR, from the coding sequence ATGAACCGGACAGAAGCCACCGCCGAAAGAGGCGAGAAGAGCAACACCGCGCAGCTGCTCGGCCGGCTCGGCATGGCCTGCTACGGCGTCGTGCACCTGGTCATCGCCTACCTCGCCGTGCAGGTCGCCTTCGGCAGCGGGGGGAAGCAGGCCGACCAGAAGGGCGCGCTGGAGCAGGTCGGCTCCACGGCGTTCGGCCAGATCCTGCTCTGGATCCTCGCGATCGGGCTGGTCCTGTTCGGCCTCTGGCAGTTCCTGATGGCCGCCACCGGCTACGAATGGGTGACCGGCGGCAAGCGGACGCGCAAGCGGATCGGCGCGGCCGCCCGCGGCGTCGTCGTGATCGTGCTCGGCTTCACCGCCGTCCGGCTGGCCACCGGCAGCGGCGGCGGCGGGTCGAGCAGCCAGCGCCAGCAGGAGTTCACGGCGAAGCTGCTGTCCCTGCCCGCCGGGCCGGTGCTGGTGGTGCTCGTCGCCGTGGCCATCTTCGGCGTCGCGATCGCCGCCGCGATCAAGGGCGCGAAGCAGAAGTTCCTCGAAGACCTCGACACGACCGAGCTGCCCGGGCGCGCCAAGCGCTGGGTCGGCTGGCTCGGCACGACCGGGTACCTCGCCAAGGCCGTCGTTTTCACCGTGGTCGCGATCCTGCTGGCCATCGCCGGGTTCGACGCCGACGCGCACAAGGCCGGCGGGCTGGACACCGCCCTCAAGACGCTCGCCGCCCAGCCCTTCGGCACCGTGCTGCTGACCGTCGTCGCGCTCGGCCTCGCCGCGTTCGGCGTCTACTGCTTCGCCGCCGCCTGGGCCCACAAGCGCTAG
- a CDS encoding Lrp/AsnC family transcriptional regulator, with product MAESVTLAPDDVRLIRALQIAPRASFATIAAALGVSENAVGRRFRRLRAEGVLRVAGIVDPGALGQSEWLVRLRCRPGSIAAIAGSLAKRDDVSWVALCAAGSEITCAVRSRSREQRDDLLGCQLPRTAAVLDIHASAMLRQFMGGRGHYWAALRGTLPPEQESVLGAEGVPFTEAPVVARDPVRLTAADEQLLDVLAADGRAALVDLAAAADLTPGRAARRLATLLRRRVVHIDVEIAAEALGFHARANLWLRVHPSAVKDVGRTLARQPEIAFAAAVSGPHNVHAVAHCRDLDELFEFTSDRIGSLPGLQSLEVSPLLKHVKQAGTLLAGDRLAG from the coding sequence ATGGCTGAATCCGTCACCTTGGCACCCGACGACGTGCGTCTGATCCGGGCGCTGCAAATCGCGCCGCGGGCGTCGTTCGCCACGATCGCGGCCGCGCTCGGCGTCAGCGAGAACGCCGTGGGCCGTCGCTTCCGGCGGCTGCGGGCCGAGGGTGTGCTGCGGGTCGCCGGGATCGTCGACCCGGGTGCGCTGGGCCAGAGCGAGTGGCTGGTGCGGCTGCGGTGCCGTCCCGGCAGCATCGCCGCGATCGCCGGCTCCCTCGCGAAGCGCGACGACGTCAGCTGGGTGGCGCTCTGCGCCGCGGGCTCGGAGATCACGTGCGCCGTCCGGTCGCGCAGCCGGGAACAGCGCGACGACCTCCTCGGCTGTCAGCTGCCGCGGACCGCCGCGGTCCTCGACATCCACGCGTCGGCGATGCTGCGGCAGTTCATGGGCGGACGCGGCCACTACTGGGCCGCGCTGCGGGGCACGCTGCCACCCGAGCAGGAGTCGGTGCTCGGCGCCGAGGGGGTGCCGTTCACGGAAGCGCCGGTCGTCGCCCGTGACCCCGTCCGGCTGACGGCGGCGGACGAGCAGCTGCTCGACGTCCTCGCGGCCGACGGCCGCGCGGCCCTGGTCGACCTCGCCGCCGCGGCGGACCTCACGCCCGGGCGGGCGGCCCGCCGGCTGGCGACGCTGCTGCGGCGGCGAGTCGTGCACATCGACGTCGAGATCGCGGCCGAGGCCCTCGGCTTCCACGCCCGCGCGAACCTGTGGCTGCGCGTGCACCCGTCGGCGGTCAAGGACGTCGGGCGCACGCTCGCGCGGCAACCCGAGATCGCGTTCGCCGCGGCGGTTTCCGGGCCGCACAACGTGCACGCCGTCGCGCACTGCCGGGACCTCGACGAGCTGTTCGAGTTCACCTCCGACCGGATCGGCTCGCTGCCCGGGCTGCAGAGCCTGGAGGTCTCCCCGCTGCTCAAGCACGTCAAGCAGGCGGGGACCCTCCTCGCCGGCGACCGGCTAGCCGGGTAG
- a CDS encoding class I adenylate-forming enzyme family protein, with product MPITAPTTPPGLPASLDYPEVPVGSILAAGAARWGDRTAFAHEGRSLTFAETYRAACRFAHALRARGIGHGDVVALHLPNCLAFPVAYYGTLLAGATFSPANPLLPPDDLAFQLADCEAAAVVTFGAVAGALASVAGRIPARLTVVVAPTGDLPEGSAEFEAFHAGQPETRPTAGIDVHRDLAHLAYTGGTTGRSKGVRLSHRNVVVNTLQHSCWGTGSVPALDARGDVTIDQIGSADEWPTRLGTGVAINLTPWFHAMGIIGGLNAAVIAGTTIVLHSRFDPEAYVADAERLRITGIGGAPALFAALLATPSFHTADLSSVRSIGSGAAPMNHAMITALRERFPGVVVTEGYGLTEATMGAVISPTYTSGVRKVGSVGVPIFDTEVKVVAAEGGDEPLPVGERGEVCLRGPQIMLGYRNRPEETAAALAGGWLHTGDIGILDADGYLSIVDRKKDMLLYKGYNVFPRELEELLITMPGVAAAAVVGRPDTEVGELPVAFVVPRGPLDADELMAAVNEKVVPYKRLREVHVVEQIPVSAAGKVLKRELRRQLTGELPG from the coding sequence ATGCCGATCACCGCGCCGACGACGCCGCCCGGTCTGCCCGCCTCCCTCGACTACCCCGAAGTCCCCGTCGGTTCGATCCTCGCCGCGGGCGCCGCGCGCTGGGGCGACCGAACCGCCTTCGCCCACGAAGGCCGCAGCCTCACCTTCGCCGAGACCTACCGCGCCGCCTGCCGCTTCGCCCACGCGTTGCGGGCGCGCGGCATCGGCCACGGCGACGTCGTGGCCCTGCACCTGCCGAACTGCCTCGCCTTCCCGGTCGCCTACTACGGCACGCTCCTGGCCGGGGCCACCTTCAGCCCGGCGAACCCGCTGCTCCCGCCGGACGACCTCGCGTTCCAGCTCGCCGACTGCGAGGCCGCCGCCGTCGTGACGTTCGGCGCGGTGGCCGGCGCGCTGGCGAGCGTCGCCGGCCGGATCCCGGCGCGGCTCACGGTCGTCGTCGCGCCCACCGGCGACCTGCCCGAAGGGAGTGCCGAGTTCGAGGCGTTCCACGCCGGCCAGCCGGAGACGCGCCCGACGGCCGGCATCGACGTGCACCGGGACCTCGCGCACCTCGCCTACACCGGCGGCACCACCGGCCGGTCGAAGGGCGTGCGCCTCTCGCACCGCAACGTCGTGGTCAACACGCTGCAGCACTCGTGCTGGGGCACCGGCTCGGTGCCGGCCCTGGACGCGCGCGGCGACGTCACGATCGACCAGATCGGCAGCGCGGACGAGTGGCCGACGCGCCTGGGCACCGGCGTCGCGATCAACCTGACGCCGTGGTTCCACGCGATGGGCATCATCGGCGGGCTCAACGCGGCGGTGATCGCGGGCACGACGATCGTCCTGCACTCCCGCTTCGACCCGGAGGCGTACGTCGCCGACGCCGAACGGCTGCGCATCACCGGCATCGGCGGCGCGCCGGCGCTGTTCGCCGCGCTGCTCGCGACGCCGTCGTTCCACACCGCCGACCTGTCGTCGGTTCGCTCGATCGGGTCGGGTGCCGCGCCGATGAACCACGCGATGATCACCGCCCTGCGCGAACGGTTCCCCGGCGTGGTCGTCACCGAGGGCTACGGGCTCACCGAGGCGACGATGGGTGCGGTGATCTCGCCGACGTACACCTCCGGCGTCCGCAAGGTCGGCTCGGTCGGCGTGCCGATCTTCGACACGGAAGTGAAGGTCGTCGCGGCCGAGGGCGGCGACGAGCCGCTGCCGGTGGGCGAGCGGGGCGAGGTCTGCCTGCGCGGCCCGCAGATCATGCTCGGCTACCGCAACCGCCCGGAGGAGACGGCGGCGGCACTGGCCGGCGGCTGGCTCCACACGGGCGACATCGGCATCCTCGACGCGGACGGTTATCTGTCCATCGTGGACCGCAAGAAGGACATGCTGCTGTACAAGGGCTACAACGTCTTCCCGCGCGAGCTGGAGGAGCTGCTGATCACGATGCCCGGCGTCGCGGCGGCGGCCGTGGTCGGCCGACCGGACACCGAGGTCGGCGAGCTGCCGGTGGCGTTCGTGGTCCCGCGCGGCCCGCTGGACGCCGACGAGCTGATGGCCGCCGTGAACGAGAAGGTGGTGCCGTACAAGCGGTTGCGGGAGGTGCACGTGGTCGAGCAGATCCCGGTGTCGGCCGCGGGCAAGGTGCTCAAGCGCGAGCTGCGGCGGCAGCTGACCGGCGAGCTACCCGGCTAG
- a CDS encoding TIGR03089 family protein: protein MSLTDELLRPLLASPAKPLITHYDDQLGSRVELSVATTANWAAKTANWLTEEFDVEPGDDVAVQLPAHWQTVGVLLGAWWCGARVVTEGAGARVAFVGPDDPEPTGAAATAVVTLDPMGRGLAEPPGGGAFDYLTESRAAGDQYSPLFPIPGDTAALFESTVDEVLAEARARAAKLGLTADDRVLSTKDWRGSEGILDGLLVPLAAGAHLVHVSHADPAKLGARRDAERTTADLPA from the coding sequence ATGAGCCTGACCGACGAGCTGCTGCGCCCGCTGCTGGCCTCGCCCGCCAAACCGCTGATCACCCACTACGACGACCAGCTCGGCAGCCGCGTCGAGCTGTCCGTGGCGACGACCGCCAACTGGGCGGCGAAGACGGCCAACTGGCTGACCGAGGAGTTCGACGTCGAGCCGGGTGACGACGTCGCGGTGCAGCTGCCGGCACACTGGCAGACCGTCGGCGTGCTGCTCGGCGCGTGGTGGTGCGGGGCGCGCGTGGTGACCGAGGGTGCCGGCGCGCGAGTGGCGTTCGTCGGGCCGGACGACCCCGAGCCGACCGGCGCCGCGGCCACCGCCGTCGTGACGCTCGACCCGATGGGCCGCGGGCTGGCCGAGCCACCCGGCGGCGGCGCCTTCGACTACCTGACGGAGTCGCGCGCGGCGGGCGACCAGTACAGCCCGCTCTTCCCGATCCCCGGCGACACGGCCGCACTCTTCGAGTCCACTGTGGACGAGGTACTTGCCGAAGCCCGCGCCCGGGCGGCAAAACTGGGGCTCACCGCGGACGACCGCGTATTGTCCACAAAGGATTGGAGGGGGTCGGAGGGCATTCTCGACGGCCTGCTCGTCCCTCTCGCCGCGGGCGCCCACCTGGTCCACGTGAGCCACGCGGACCCGGCGAAGCTGGGCGCCCGCCGTGATGCCGAGCGCACCACGGCGGACCTGCCCGCCTAG
- a CDS encoding SDR family NAD(P)-dependent oxidoreductase produces the protein MQTALIVGASRGLGHAIAAELGGRGWHVLGTVRDPAARTPLHDLADASDGRVQVEHLDITEPAQLPPLHERLAGRRLDVLFVNAGTTNNPATPIGEVPTADFVDVMVTNALGPMRVIEALRDLVPPDGLIGVMSSGQGSITNNTAGSRELYRSSKAALNMFVRSFAARQAEARRALLLLAPGWIRTALGGPEAPFTLEESVPRLVDVLLGKLGKPGLEFLDRNGEPVPW, from the coding sequence ATGCAGACCGCACTCATCGTCGGGGCCTCGCGAGGACTCGGGCACGCGATCGCCGCCGAGCTGGGCGGCCGCGGCTGGCACGTGCTCGGCACGGTCCGCGACCCGGCCGCCCGGACACCACTGCACGACCTCGCGGACGCGTCGGACGGCCGCGTCCAGGTCGAGCACCTCGACATCACCGAGCCCGCCCAGCTGCCGCCGCTGCACGAGCGGCTCGCCGGCCGCCGGCTGGACGTCCTCTTCGTCAACGCGGGTACCACGAACAACCCGGCGACCCCGATCGGCGAGGTGCCGACGGCTGACTTCGTCGACGTCATGGTCACCAACGCCCTCGGCCCGATGCGCGTCATCGAAGCGCTGAGGGACCTGGTGCCGCCGGACGGGCTCATCGGCGTGATGTCCTCCGGCCAGGGCAGCATCACGAACAACACGGCCGGCTCGCGTGAGCTCTACCGCAGCAGCAAGGCGGCGCTGAACATGTTCGTGCGCAGCTTCGCGGCCCGGCAGGCCGAGGCCCGGCGCGCGCTGCTCCTGCTCGCGCCCGGCTGGATCCGCACCGCGCTCGGCGGCCCCGAAGCGCCGTTCACCCTCGAAGAAAGCGTGCCCAGGCTCGTCGACGTCCTGCTGGGGAAGCTCGGCAAGCCCGGCCTCGAGTTCCTCGACCGCAACGGCGAGCCCGTGCCCTGGTGA
- a CDS encoding DoxX family protein produces the protein MFGRFKDVALLLGRIGVAVVFLAHGLQKWNNGIDGTAKFFGMTGIPLPTAAAVFAMIVEILGSIAFIVGFLLPLVGLGYVVISVGALLSVHIDNGLTGQGGYELVLVLALAGLALGFNGGRISLDHLLWGRRRARRDVGELQNA, from the coding sequence ATGTTCGGACGATTCAAGGACGTGGCCCTGTTGCTGGGGAGGATCGGCGTCGCGGTCGTCTTCCTCGCGCATGGGCTCCAGAAGTGGAACAACGGCATCGACGGCACGGCCAAGTTCTTCGGGATGACGGGCATCCCGCTGCCCACGGCGGCCGCGGTGTTCGCGATGATCGTCGAGATCCTGGGCTCGATCGCGTTCATCGTCGGGTTCCTGCTGCCGCTGGTCGGCCTCGGGTACGTCGTGATCTCCGTCGGCGCGCTGCTCTCGGTGCACATCGACAACGGCCTGACCGGCCAGGGCGGCTACGAGCTGGTGCTGGTGCTGGCGCTCGCCGGGCTCGCCCTCGGCTTCAACGGCGGCCGGATTTCGCTGGACCACCTGCTGTGGGGCCGCCGGCGCGCCCGTCGCGACGTCGGAGAACTGCAGAACGCCTAG